Proteins found in one Miscanthus floridulus cultivar M001 chromosome 4, ASM1932011v1, whole genome shotgun sequence genomic segment:
- the LOC136550229 gene encoding uncharacterized protein, producing the protein MGDAAANHPVVAARGDARQSSFGANSSPATGGGFVALDVGALSSLAGDAGPPGTPTAPPRTPKVMRSLSRKGDRKPPPADADANGTAGGGSERPQLFLHVAAGDLGDAPGSARLVVHTPLAGTPGSKSRRFGRRPAPWLDPRRVVFLFATLSSVGTLILLYFTLSMSRAGTRSGGGASDAR; encoded by the exons ATGGGGGACGCCGCCGCAAACCACCCC GTTGTCGCGGCGAGAGGAGACGCTAGGCAATCGAGCTTCGGCGCCAACTCGTCCCCCGCCACCGGCGGCGGGTTCGTCGCCCTCGACGTCGGCGCGCTCTCGTCTCTGGCTGGCGACGCCGGCCCGCCGGGAACGCCCACCGCGCCGCCGCGGACACCC AAGGTGATGAGGTCGCTGTCGAGGAAGGGCGACAGGAAGCCGCCCCCGGCCGACGCCGACGCCAACGGCACCGCCG GTGGCGGTAGTGAGCGGCCGCAGCTGTTCTTGCACGTGGCGGCCGGCGACCTCGGGGACGCGCCCGGCAGCGCGCGGCTGGTCGTCCACACGCCGCTGGCCGGCACGCCCGGAAGCAAGTCCCGGCGGTTCGGCAGGCGCCCGGCGCCGTGGCTCGATCCCCGGAGGGTCGTCTTCCTCTTCGCCACGCT GTCCAGCGTCGGAACGCTGATCCTCCTCTACTTCACGCTGTCCATGAGCAGAGCGGGCACCCGTAGTGGCGGCGGCGCCAGCGACGCCCGGTGA